In the Ursus arctos isolate Adak ecotype North America unplaced genomic scaffold, UrsArc2.0 scaffold_5, whole genome shotgun sequence genome, one interval contains:
- the LOC113261871 gene encoding olfactory receptor 2L8-like, with amino-acid sequence MENINETSTDFFLMGLFPPSRFGLFFFILIFLIFLMALFGNLSMIILILLDTHLHTPMYFLLSQLSFMDLNFISNIAPRMISDYLFDNKSISFIGCGIQSFLFIALAGAEGLILASMAYDRYVAICFPLHYPIRMSKRVYMLMITGSWIMGSINSCAHTLYALHIPYCGSRTINHFFCDVPAMLTLACMDTWVYEYTVFVSTSLFLVCPFIGTACSYGRVLHAICCMRSTEGKKKAYSTCSTHLTVVTFYYAPFVYTYLRPRSFRSPTEDKVLAVFYTILTPMLNPIIYSLRNKEVMGALRRVIQRICSVKK; translated from the coding sequence atggaaaatattaatgaaacatCTACTGATTTCTTCTTAATGGGCTTATTCCCACCATCAAGGTTTGgcctgtttttcttcattctcatttttctcattttcctaatggctcTGTTTGGAAACCTGTCCATGATCATTCTCATCCTCCTGGACACCCATCTTCATACACCCATGTATTTTCTACTTAGTCAGCTCTCTTTCATGGACTTGAACTTCATCTCCAACATTGCCCCCAGGATGATCTCTGATTATCTCTTTGATAATAAGTCTATTTCTTTCATCGGGTGTGGAATTCAGagtttccttttcattgcttTAGCTGGTGCAGAAGGATTAATATTGGCCTCTATGGCCTATGATCGCTATGTGGCTATTTGCTTTCCTCTCCACTATCCCATTCGTATGAGCAAAAGAGTATATATGTTGATGATAACAGGATCGTGGATCATGGGCTCAATCAACTCCTGTGCCCACACTCTATATGCCCTCCATATACCTTACTGTGGATCCAGGACCATCAACCATTTCTTCTGTGACGTTCCAGCCATGTTGACTCTGGCCTGCATGGACACCTGGGTCTATGAATACACAGTGTTTGTGAGCACTTCCCTCTTCCTTGTGTGTCCTTTCATTGGCACTGCATGTTCCTATGGCCGGGTTCTCCATGCCATCTGCTGCATGCGGTCaacagaagggaagaagaaggccTATTCGACCTGCAGCACCCATCTTACTGTGGTGACTTTCTACTATGCACCCTTTGTTTACACTTATTTACGCCCAAGATCCTTCCGATCTCCCACAGAGGACAAGGTCCTGGCTGTCTTCTACACCATCCTGACCCCAATgctcaaccccatcatctacagcctgagaaaCAAGGAGGTGATGGGGGCCCTGAGAAGAGTAATTCAGAGGATCTGCTCTGTAAAAAAATAA